Within Acinetobacter sp. LoGeW2-3, the genomic segment ATCGCCACCAGAACCAGTAAACTAGTCAGGATCGAACAATACAGCGCGGCTTTAAATTGAGCCTTGATGCAAAGATTAGTAATCAGAATAAAAATAGCGGAAGCATACAAATAGTTCTCTACATGTGGGCTGCTAGAGGAAAGCAGTAACAGAATCCACACGCCTGCATAGATCATGGTGCCTATCGGTAAGGCCAGATCGAGTATGCGAATGTTCTGGCTGTATTTAAACAGCAGTTCGCAAGCGACCCATCCTGCCAAGACCAAAGTGACTCGGGTAAGCCCAGCAATCATCATCAGGTCTGGGATAATAAAGATATCGGCAAAGAAATACAGTAAGAACGCCAACAATGCCAGTAAATGGATCTGACGTAGATTATGATAATTATATTTATACAGATAGTCATAAAAATGTGACTGGAATTGGACAGGAATACGAGCGTACCGATCCGCAAGTGCATTTTCTAGCACCTGGCGGTTTTTCAGGTCATTCTCGGAAGGTTGTAACTGTTCCGAAGAATAGGTATTGAAATTCTGCAAGGAAGCCTGCGTATTTGCCTGCATCCTGCCAGCGGCAGTGGTCATTTTCCCATCCATTAAAAAATTGCACCTATTATGAGCAAATTTCGGGCGTAGGAATCTATGGTCAATCGGGTAGATTGCGACGCGTGGTAAAGGAAAAAGTAACAAAACATTTGCTATGTAACAAAAGAGCGCTAAAAGATAGGTAGTATTTAATTAAATTTTTGATTTTAATATATAAAATTATTATTAAATTCTGTTTCACGTGAAACAATAAGAGGCAATTGTTTGTTGCAGTATGTTTAAACTGCACCTTATTAAAATGAAAAATGCTAAAAATGATGTGGGTAGTCTTTGCATAATCGTGACACCAAATTTAAGTGTATGCTTGAAGTCTTGAGCACCCATGAAAACAAGAAATCAGATCAAGCACAGATCAGCTAAGTCACATTCAAGATTGTCTCAGACATGATAAGCACAATCCTGAAAGCAGCGCTGTTTTTACCGAACTGAATTGCTATGATCTTTAAATCCAGCCGAGTGAGCCAGACCATGTCGAATAATAATGATGTCGAACTTTTTAATTCAGATGACTGCACAAAATATGTTAATCAGTTCATTGCGGAATTTCCTTTGCGCCGTGCTGAAATTGGTCAGGGGACAGTGATCAAGCGTGCGTTGCCAAGTCGGCATAAACGTATGATCGGAGCATGGTGTTTTCTGGATCATGCGGGGCCGGCGCATTTCCCGCAGGGAGATGGTCTGGATGTGGGACCGCATCCGCATATTGGTCTGCAGACTTTTACCTGGATGATTGAAGGCACCATGATGCATCATGACAGTCTGGGCAGTGCACAGCTGCTACGTCCGCGTCAGGTCAATCTGATGACGGCCGGTTATGGCATTTCCCACTCTGAAGTTGCACCTGATACTGAAACCAAAATGCATGCTGCGCAGCTCTGGATCGCATTGCCAGATGATATGGTCAATATGGCACCAGCTTTTGATCATTATCCGGAATTACCTGTGGTTGAAGATCAAGGTATAGAGTTCACCGTACTGGTTGGAGAATATCTCAAGGCAAAATCTCCAGTGAAAGTACATAGTGAATTGCTCGGAGTCGACTTGTATGCAGCAGAGAGCACCCAGGCGGTATTACCGCTTCATCCTCAATTTGAATATGGTTTCCTGGCACTGGAAGGGACTGCCAGCATCAACGGGCATGAACTGACCGAAGACAATATGGTGATTCTGGAACCGGGTCTGGAACAGGTACAGGTGGAGATTCATGCTAGAAGCCGGGTGCTATTGCTGGGTGGCGAACCTTTTGAAAGTCCGATTTTGCTGTGGTGGAACTTTGTTGGTCGGACGACCGAAGAATTGAAAATTGCCCGTGAGCAGTGGATTGCAGAACATGAACGTTTTGGCTCGATTCCTACTTATGAGGGGCCACGACTTGAAGCACCTGCTTTCCCGGATCACATGCGTCCTTCAAAATAAATAGATAACAACAAAATAAGGAGGAAGATATGGCCATTATTGCAAGTGCCCGTGTACATAGTTTTGAAGCACCGTGGCAGGGACAGATCAGTCATGGTAAACACCAATATCTGACAGATAAACCGGAAGCTTTTGGCGGTCAGGACAGTGGTCCGGCACCTTATGATTTTCTGTTAGCTGGCTTGATTTCCTGCACCATGATTACCTTGCGTATGTATGCCAAACATAAAGAACTGGAGCTGGGAGAGTTTCAGGTCGAAGCCGATTTCTTTACCAATCGCGAAGGACAAGAATGGATTGAACGACGTTTAAGTTTTCAAAGTCCGTTGGATGAAGCATTATAGCTAAAAGTTCTGGAGATCTGTCAAAAAACACCAGTGACTAAAACTTTGCTACGTAGTCTGGAGATCAAAACCACATTACTTTGAACTTCGCTTATGTAAATAAAGGTAGTTGAAATGTAATGTAATTCATAAAGCATTTACCGATGCTGGACAGTTTTTGTTATGCTGAAAAGGCAAAAAACCTACAATAACAAAAGAGCCTAACATGCGTATCCTACACCATCTTGAGCAGTCCCGATCGTTCCGCATTTTATGGGCATTGGAGGAATTGGGGCTAGATTATGAAATCAAATTCCATAGACGGCTGCCTAACTTTTCTGCGCCTTCAGAGTTAAAGATGATTCATCCATTGGGCAAGGCGCCGATCCTGATTGATGGTGATCAGGTGCTGGTAGAATCTGCAGTGATTCTGCAATATCTGCAGGAAACTTATGATGTGGGAATGGAGTTTCAGCCACTGAATGCCACCACCAAGCAGCAATATCGTTACTGGATGCATTATGCTGAAGGCTCACTGATGCCACTACTGGTAATGCATCTG encodes:
- a CDS encoding pirin family protein, with amino-acid sequence MSNNNDVELFNSDDCTKYVNQFIAEFPLRRAEIGQGTVIKRALPSRHKRMIGAWCFLDHAGPAHFPQGDGLDVGPHPHIGLQTFTWMIEGTMMHHDSLGSAQLLRPRQVNLMTAGYGISHSEVAPDTETKMHAAQLWIALPDDMVNMAPAFDHYPELPVVEDQGIEFTVLVGEYLKAKSPVKVHSELLGVDLYAAESTQAVLPLHPQFEYGFLALEGTASINGHELTEDNMVILEPGLEQVQVEIHARSRVLLLGGEPFESPILLWWNFVGRTTEELKIAREQWIAEHERFGSIPTYEGPRLEAPAFPDHMRPSK
- a CDS encoding glutathione S-transferase, which produces MRILHHLEQSRSFRILWALEELGLDYEIKFHRRLPNFSAPSELKMIHPLGKAPILIDGDQVLVESAVILQYLQETYDVGMEFQPLNATTKQQYRYWMHYAEGSLMPLLVMHLVMNSVEKHTPFLLRPLARQITSGVKSKFVQPRLKDHIQYLENYLSEHEYFAGRFSFADIQMSFPLEAIQSRTGKRYPAIEAYLERLSHRPAYFRAMSKEEVLS